ATGCGCGGCGGCGTGAGGGCCGAGACGGGCTGAAACGCAGGGGACGGCCGGCAATTGGGCCGATCGACGCCGCCCGTGCCCCCTTCAGACTGCCGGAAGGGCGGGAAGAGCGCGTAGATCAAACTGTCCAATCGGCCATGGAGCGCGGCGGAGATCGAGGCGATGATTGAACCAGGTCTTCGAACCGCAGTGGCCCTTGGGGTCTATACCGGCATGCGGGAGAGCGACGTGGTGGCGCTACCCTGGACGGCCTATGCCGATGGCCATCTGGAAGCCCGGCAGGGCAAGACCGGGGAGCCGATATGGGTGCCCGTGCACCGCAGGTTAAAAGAGATCCTGGATGTGACACCCCGGACATCGGACACGATCGTAACCGGAATGCGAGGCAAGCCTCTGACAGTCGAAGGCTTCAAGACTGTCTTCTTTCGTCTCCGCGACAAGCTACAGGCAGAAGGCAAGATCCGGCCAGGGCTAACCTTCCACGGTGCC
Above is a genomic segment from Tistrella bauzanensis containing:
- a CDS encoding tyrosine-type recombinase/integrase; this translates as MIEPGLRTAVALGVYTGMRESDVVALPWTAYADGHLEARQGKTGEPIWVPVHRRLKEILDVTPRTSDTIVTGMRGKPLTVEGFKTVFFRLRDKLQAEGKIRPGLTFHGARHTAATMLADVGCDERDIMAVTGHKSTAALRKYIEQADRRRRAEKAIKL